The proteins below come from a single Zonotrichia leucophrys gambelii isolate GWCS_2022_RI chromosome 3, RI_Zleu_2.0, whole genome shotgun sequence genomic window:
- the BIRC5 gene encoding baculoviral IAP repeat-containing protein 5, whose amino-acid sequence MAGRELLPEGWRLYFQSVRAATFHNWPFTEGCACTPERMAAAGFVHCPSENSPDVAQCFYCLKELEGWEPDDDPLEEHKKHAAACGFLSLQKEPTNLTVQEFLKLEKMRTRKALKKEVSQMMTKVEDKAKIQRCRIKNLA is encoded by the exons ATGGCGGGCCGGGAGCTGCTGCCCGAGGGGTGGCGGCTCTACTTCCAGTCCGTCCGCGCCGCCACCTTCCACAACTGGCCCTTCACCGAGGGCTGCGCCTGCACGCCCGAGCGG ATGGCGGCGGCGGGCTTCGTGCACTGCCCCAGCGAGAACAGCCCCGACGTGGCGCAGTGCTTCTACTGCCTCAAGGAGCTCGAGGGCTGGGAGCCCGACGATGACCCGCT GGAGGAGCACAAAAAACACGCTGCGGcctgtggttttctttctcttcagaaaGAACCTACTAACCTGACGGTGCAGGAGTTCCTGAAGCTGGAAAAAATGCGAACGAGAAAGGCACTT AAAAAAGAGGTCTCTCAGATGATGACCAAGGTTGAAGATAAAGCCAAGATCCAGCGTTGTCGTATAAAGAATCTGGCCTAG